One stretch of Diabrotica undecimpunctata isolate CICGRU chromosome 5, icDiaUnde3, whole genome shotgun sequence DNA includes these proteins:
- the LOC140441607 gene encoding uncharacterized protein produces the protein MNKFLSLYLVVLAASCVVCAPKSNDGVRHRGVIEEADVQIGEIVKPYIGERRVLSKALQKFLKESDYRVITDLSRDFNRHKNKCEDIEKKMNGTVEDLSNCLEGISIGSNTVCSTVRQAVKKCAKPVIELVSGCLPEESKELPALAEGISLGLLKQACSSTVEEVLELFNPCQWKSFGSIEKIDSCKAVATEVESWDPKRPLPTTENICTVLPKIKKCSSDFHGQYCKNPVTLSSFAKFHKAVEDNTEKICHNPVKNEVA, from the exons ATGAACAAATTTCTAAGCCTCTATTTGGTTGTTCTTG CTGCAAGCTGTGTAGTTTGCGCACCAAAATCCAACGATGGTGTAAGACATCGAGGAGTGATCGAGGAAGCAGATGTTCAGATCGGTGAAATCGTCAAACCATACATCGGCGAACGAAGAGTGTTATCAAAGGCACTGCAAAAGTTTCTAAAAGAATCCGATTACCGAGTAATAACAGATCTTTCTCGTGATTTCAACAGACACAAGAACAAGTGCGAAGATATTGAAAAGAAAATGAAT GGCACCGTCGAAGACCTCAGCAACTGTCTCGAAGGCATTTCCATTGGATCTAATACCGTCTGCTCCACCGTCCGACAAGCAGTTAAGAAATGCGCCAAGCCAGTCATTGAATTAGTAAGCGGATGTTTACCAGAAGAATCCAAAGAACTTCCCGCCTTAGCTGAAGGAATTAGTCTCGGTCTTCTCAAACAAGCTTGCAGTTCTACAGTAGAAGAAGTGTTGG AATTGTTCAACCCATGCCAATGGAAGAGTTTCGGAAGCATTGAAAAAATAGATTCCTGCAAAGCCGTCGCCACTGAAGTAGAAAGTTGGGATCCCAAGAGACCACTTCCTACCACTGAAAACATTTGCAC AGTTTTGCCCAAAATCAAGAAATGTTCATCAGACTTCCACGGACAGTACTGCAAGAATCCCGTGACCCTCAGCTCCTTCGCCAAATTCCACAAGGCCGTCGAAGATAATACTGAAAAAATTTGTCACAACCCCGTCAAAAACGAAGTCGCTTAA